A window of the Helianthus annuus cultivar XRQ/B chromosome 4, HanXRQr2.0-SUNRISE, whole genome shotgun sequence genome harbors these coding sequences:
- the LOC110938260 gene encoding CDPK-related protein kinase, which yields MGGCASKPPRSNPYSDLPEQPNTPEHDHHRESSATGKSSPFYSLSPIQSLLGIVKSPARPSGGGNTNTVFPPPSPAKHIMAVLMRRRRRKDDDPEVVAGLDKRFGLKKRFKEEYEVGDEVGRGHFGYTVSATCKSGDHAGEKVAVKVIPKDKMTSAIAVEDVRREVRILRDLSGHDDNLIRFYDAFEDNDHVYMVMELCEGGELLDLMLSRGGKFTEDESKNMTIQILNVVAFCHLQGVVHRDLKPENFLLKSKGDDSRLKAIDFGLSDFVKPDEKLNDIVGSAYYVAPEVLLRSYDTEADVWSIGVISYILLCGSRPFWARTESGIFRAVLKTVPSFAETAWASRSPLAKDFVKCLLTKDPRKRLTAAQALSHPWIRDHNTVEVPIDIRVLRTLKAYTLASPLRKAALKALSSTLTTEDLFYLKKQFMHLATSERVTHRSIKTALLKHATNAMKESRIIDYLNWLTALALDFDDFCAAAINVHQLEALDRWEQLTQSAYEIFENDGNKAIIIEELASELGLGPSVPLHVVVSEWIRHSDGKLSYLGFVKLLHGVSTRNNRRLR from the exons ATGGGCGGATGCGCTTCCAAGCCTCCGCGGAGCAACCCGTACAGCGACTTACCGGAGCAACCAAACACACCGGAACATGATCACCACCGGGAATCATCCGCCACCGGAAAATCATCACCTTTCTACAGTCTCAGCCCTATCCAATCATTATTGGGCATCGTAAAGTCTCCGGCTCGGCCGTCTGGCGGCGGAAACACTAACACGGTGTTTCCGCCGCCCTCGCCGGCCAAACATATAATGGCTGTGCTGATGAGGCGGCGGAGGAGGAAAGATGATGACCCGGAAGTGGTGGCGGGTCTGGACAAGAGGTTCGGGTTGAAGAAACGGTTTAAGGAAGAGTACGAGGTTGGAGATGAAGTGGGACGAGGGCATTTTGGGTATACTGTGTCTGCCACGTGTAAGTCCGGTGATCATGCCGGTGAAAAAGTCGCCGTTAAAGTCATACCCAAGGATAAG ATGACATCGGCTATCGCAGTGGAGGATGTGAGAAGAGAGGTGAGAATATTGCGAGACTTGTCCGGACATGATGATAACCTCATACGATTCTATGATGCTTTTGAAGACAATGATCATGTCTACATGGTTATGGA ATTATGCGAAGGCGGTGAGCTTCTTGATCTAATGCTTTCAAG GGGTGGGAAATTCACCGAAGACGAGTCAAAAAACATGACAATTCAGATACTAAATGTTGTTGCATTTTGCCATCTACAAGGCGTGGTGCATCGCGATCTTAAACCCGAG AATTTCCTGTTGAAATCGAAGGGTGATGATTCCCGATTGAAAGCCATCGACTTCGGGTTATCTGATTTTGTTAAGCCAG ATGAAAAACTGAACGATATTGTTGGAAGTGCGTATTATGTGGCACCCGAGGTTCTTCTTAGGTCATATGATACCGAAGCTGATGTTTGGAGCATAGGCGTAATATCATACATTCTTCTATGTGGTAGTAGACCGTTTTGGGCCCGGACCGAGTCAGGCATTTTCCGGGCTGTCCTCAAAACGGTTCCAAGTTTCGCGGAAACTGCATGGGCTTCACGATCTCCACTTGCTAAAGATTTTGTCAAGTGTCTCTTGACTAAAGACCCTCGTAAACGGTTAACCGCTGCCCAGGCTCTAA GTCACCCATGGATTCGTGATCATAACACGGTGGAAGTACCTATTGACATTCGAGTTTTAAGAACGTTAAAAGCCTACACGCTTGCATCTCCTTTGCGCAAGGCGGCTTTAAAG GCATTGTCGAGTACATTGACTACAGAGGATCTCTTTTATCTTAAGAAACAATTTATGCACTTAGCGACATCCGAGCGCGTAACACACAGGAGCATTAAAACG GCGTTGTTGAAGCATGCAACAAATGCAATGAAGGAGTCCCGAATCATAGACTATCTCAATTGG CTGACTGCCCTCGCATTAGACTTCGATGATTTCTGTGCCGCTGCGATTAACGTTCATCAACTCGAAGCACTTGATCGTTGGGAACAACTTACCCAATCTGCTTACGAGATTTTCGAAAACGATGGTAACAAGGCCATCATTATTGAAGAACTAGCATCG GAACTGGGGCTCGGACCTTCGGTCCCATTACACGTTGTTGTGAGCGAATGGATACGGCATTCTGATGGGAAACTAAGCTATCTTGGATTTGTGAAATTGTTGCATGGAGTGTCCACTAGGAACAACCGAAGGTTACGATAA